Part of the Halalkalibacter krulwichiae genome is shown below.
TAATTGATGGGAATAACGGGTTATTCGTTGCAATGCCAAGTAAGAGAACACCAGATGGAGAATTCCGTGATATTGCACATCCGATCTCTTCTTCAACGAGAGAAAAAATTCAAAGTGCTGTATTAACAGAGTATGAAAAAGCCGGCGAATTCGAAGAAGTTGAATTCGAAGAAGCAGGAGCATCTTAATCGACGAGTTGGACTTTTTGTTTATTAAAAACAGATAAGTTATTGTAGGAATGTCAGAGAAGGATGTGTTGAAAGGGGTGTTTCTCCTTTCAACACATCCTTTTCTAGTTTTACTAGCTAGAACCTTTTATAAATATGTCAAAATGGTGTCATTGTATGAACATGTGAGATTTCCTTGAAATACCGGCAATTTTAAGATATATTCGTAAGGGAAAAAGGACTCTGGAGGGGAAAAATGAGCAATCGTTATGCGGTTATATTAGCAGCAGGTCAAGGGACAAGAATGAAATCTAAATTATATAAAGTTCTGCACCCAGTATGTGAGAAACCAATGGTTCAACATGTTGTTGACCAAGTTTCAAGCTTGGGTTTTGAAAAAAAGGTTGCGGTCGTTGGGTTTGGAGCTGAAACCGTTCAAGATCAATTAGGAGACCAAGTATCATATGTCATCCAAGAGGAGCAATTAGGAACCGGTCATGCAGTAATGCAAGCGGCAGACCTTTTAGCTGATAAGGAAGGAACAACTGTCGTACTTTGCGGCGATACCCCACTTTTGACAGCTGAAACAATTAACCGTTTACTTACTTGTCATTCGGCTGAAGGGGCAAAAGCAACTATTTTAACAGCTGTAGCTGAGGATCCAACGGGATACGGTAGAATCATTCGTAATGAAG
Proteins encoded:
- the spoVG gene encoding septation regulator SpoVG, with protein sequence MQVTDVRLRRVNTEGRMRAIASITIDHEFVVHDIRVIDGNNGLFVAMPSKRTPDGEFRDIAHPISSSTREKIQSAVLTEYEKAGEFEEVEFEEAGAS